Proteins from a genomic interval of Polaribacter sejongensis:
- a CDS encoding TonB-dependent receptor, whose protein sequence is MFHLKKIIFLILLVSFTAFSQERHTVSGTIYDNSNNETLIGVSVYFPELNSGTTTNQYGFYSITLPEGSYKIQVSYLGYATTIETVDLNEKMTKNFKLKEESESLDEIIIEGNVENLNIKTPQMSVNRLTSATIKQIPVVLGEADIIKSLILLPGVTSAGEGASGFNVRGGAADQNLILLDEAIVFNSSHLFGFFSVFNPDVIKDVKLYKGGIPANYGGRLSSVLDIYQKEGNSKEFKVTGGIGLVSSRLLIEGPIKKEKISFLVGGRSSYAHLFLPLFDMDNTAYFYDLNTKVNYRIDDRNSVFFSGYFGKDVFGIRDSFVNTYGNKVANLRWNHLFSDKLFSNLSVIYSDYFYGLTLDFVGFEWDSGITNYNLKYDFNHYINNKFKLSYGINNIYNKFNPGEIKPNREDSGILAEKLIDKYANEFAVYIDAEHKVSEKLRLQYGLRFSNFTRLGQDELNVYTNNQPVLYNSEFKKYESADAIATESFKRSDVISSFNNFEPRVSMSYILDDNTSIKGSYNRMAQYLHLLSNTSSPTPLDVWAPSGKYIKPQLLDQYAVGYFKSLKNGDYSIETEVFYKDIQNRIDYINGANLVANNEIETVILNGKARAYGLELLLKKNAGKFKGWFSYTLSKSEQQTPGRTAAEPGINSGEWYNTAYDKTHDFSINGSYDFNEKWKFNANFVFQTGQPTNYPVGQYEYQGLNVPIYDDNRRNADRLPAYHRLDISATLTPEKNKFRKWQGEWVFGIYNVYGRQNAASINFTQNSETYRNEAIQTSIFGLVPSVTYNFKF, encoded by the coding sequence ATGTTTCATTTAAAAAAAATAATCTTTCTTATACTCTTAGTAAGTTTTACAGCTTTTAGTCAAGAAAGACATACCGTTAGTGGTACTATTTATGATAATAGCAATAACGAGACTTTAATAGGAGTTTCTGTATATTTTCCAGAATTAAATTCTGGTACTACCACCAATCAATATGGATTCTACTCCATTACGCTTCCAGAAGGCAGTTACAAAATACAAGTCAGTTACTTAGGGTATGCTACCACTATTGAAACCGTTGACCTCAATGAAAAAATGACAAAGAACTTCAAACTAAAAGAAGAATCAGAAAGTTTAGATGAGATTATTATAGAAGGAAATGTAGAAAACCTAAATATTAAAACGCCTCAAATGAGCGTTAACAGACTTACATCTGCTACTATTAAACAAATACCGGTAGTCTTAGGAGAAGCAGATATTATAAAATCATTAATCTTATTACCCGGAGTTACAAGTGCAGGAGAAGGCGCATCTGGCTTTAACGTGAGAGGTGGCGCTGCAGATCAAAACTTAATTTTGTTAGATGAAGCGATCGTTTTTAATTCGTCGCATTTATTCGGATTCTTTTCGGTGTTTAATCCCGATGTTATAAAAGACGTCAAATTATACAAAGGAGGAATTCCTGCAAATTACGGAGGTAGATTATCCTCTGTTTTAGATATTTATCAAAAGGAAGGAAATAGTAAAGAATTTAAAGTTACCGGAGGAATTGGTTTGGTTTCGTCTCGATTATTAATTGAAGGTCCAATCAAAAAAGAAAAAATATCTTTCTTAGTTGGCGGTAGATCTTCTTATGCACATTTGTTCTTGCCATTATTTGATATGGATAACACCGCATATTTTTATGATTTAAACACCAAAGTAAATTATAGAATTGATGACAGAAATAGCGTATTCTTTTCTGGTTATTTTGGAAAAGACGTGTTTGGAATTAGAGATAGTTTTGTAAACACTTATGGAAATAAAGTTGCCAATTTACGTTGGAATCATCTTTTTTCTGACAAACTCTTCTCTAACCTATCTGTTATTTATTCTGATTACTTTTACGGGTTAACCTTAGATTTTGTTGGTTTCGAATGGGATTCTGGTATTACAAACTATAATCTTAAATATGATTTTAACCATTACATCAATAATAAATTTAAGTTGAGCTATGGTATCAACAACATTTACAACAAATTTAATCCAGGTGAAATTAAACCAAATAGAGAAGATTCAGGAATTTTAGCAGAAAAATTAATTGATAAGTATGCAAACGAATTTGCTGTCTATATAGATGCTGAACATAAAGTTAGTGAGAAGTTAAGATTGCAATACGGACTTCGTTTCAGCAACTTTACAAGATTAGGTCAAGATGAACTAAATGTTTACACCAATAACCAACCTGTACTTTATAATAGTGAGTTTAAAAAATATGAATCTGCAGATGCAATTGCTACAGAATCATTTAAAAGAAGTGATGTAATAAGCAGTTTCAATAACTTTGAACCAAGAGTTTCTATGTCTTATATTTTAGACGATAATACTTCTATAAAAGGTAGCTATAATAGAATGGCACAATACTTACATTTATTATCTAACACCTCTTCTCCTACTCCATTAGATGTTTGGGCACCTAGTGGAAAATATATAAAACCACAACTTTTAGATCAATATGCTGTTGGGTATTTTAAATCTTTAAAAAATGGTGATTACTCGATAGAAACAGAAGTTTTTTATAAAGACATTCAAAATAGAATCGATTATATAAATGGTGCAAATTTAGTTGCCAATAATGAAATTGAAACAGTCATTTTAAATGGAAAAGCAAGAGCTTACGGTTTAGAATTGTTACTTAAAAAAAACGCAGGTAAATTTAAAGGTTGGTTTTCTTACACCTTATCTAAATCTGAACAACAAACACCAGGTAGAACGGCTGCAGAACCTGGTATTAATAGCGGAGAATGGTACAATACTGCTTATGATAAAACCCACGATTTTTCTATAAACGGAAGTTACGACTTTAACGAAAAATGGAAATTCAATGCAAATTTTGTTTTTCAAACAGGACAGCCTACAAATTACCCCGTTGGTCAATACGAATATCAAGGTTTAAATGTGCCAATTTATGATGATAACAGAAGAAACGCAGATAGATTACCAGCGTATCACAGACTAGATATTTCTGCTACTTTAACTCCAGAAAAAAACAAGTTTAGAAAATGGCAAGGAGAATGGGTTTTTGGGATATATAATGTTTATGGACGCCAAAATGCAGCTTCTATTAACTTTACACAGAATAGTGAAACCTACAGAAACGAAGCGATACAAACGTCTATTTTTGGCTTAGTGCCTTCTGTAACTTATAATTTTAAATTCTAA
- a CDS encoding NADP-dependent isocitrate dehydrogenase gives MSKIAKIVYTKTDEAPALATRSFLPIVKAFTKSSNIEIEVKDISLSSRILANFSDYLKPDQQVEDALAFLGDFAKNPEANIIKLPNISASVPQLKEAISELQEKGFALPNYPDEIKTDEDKAVLALYNKVKGSAVNPVLREGNSDRRAPKAIKNYARKNPHSMGAWSSDSKTHVATMTEGDFANNEKSLTVKDATSVSIVHTSEKGAKTILKENLDLLDGEIIDATIMSKKALISFLEEQYEDSLDKNVLFSLHMKATMMKVSDPIIFGHAVRVYFSDLFKKHGKTFKKIGADVNNGLGNLLSKLSELPKEKRDEIRQEIRYAIDHGPELAMVNSDKGVTNLHVPSDVIIDASMPAMIRTSGRMWNADGKLQDTKAIIPDSAYAGIYSATIDFCKKHGAFDPTTMGTVPNVGLMAQKAEEYGSHDKTFEIAAAGKVAIIDASGKKLLEHKVEEGDIWRMCQAKDLPIQDWIKLAVTRARASETPAVFWLDKNRAHDAEIIKKVKKYLPEHNTEGLDIRILSPIKATEFTCERLIKGEDTISVSGNVLRDYLTDLFPILEVGTSAKMLSIVPLMNGGGLFETGAGGSAPKHVQQFVEENHLRWDSLGEFLALAVSLEHLGTANNNSKALILAETLDEATDKFLENDKSPSRKVGEIDNRGSHFYLAYYWAQGLAAQDKDAELKAAFTKVAAELKDNESKIVAELNEIQGNAVEMGGYYLPNENLADAAMRPNATLNIILNAI, from the coding sequence ATGAGTAAAATAGCTAAAATTGTTTACACAAAAACTGATGAAGCTCCCGCTTTAGCAACACGTTCATTCTTACCTATCGTAAAAGCTTTTACAAAATCTTCTAATATAGAAATTGAAGTAAAAGATATCTCTTTATCTTCAAGGATACTTGCTAATTTCTCAGATTATTTAAAACCAGACCAACAAGTAGAAGATGCTTTAGCTTTTTTAGGTGATTTTGCAAAAAATCCAGAAGCTAACATTATTAAATTACCAAATATTAGTGCCTCTGTACCTCAATTAAAAGAAGCAATCTCTGAGTTACAAGAAAAAGGTTTTGCCCTTCCTAATTATCCAGATGAAATTAAAACAGACGAAGACAAAGCTGTTTTAGCATTATATAATAAAGTAAAAGGTTCTGCTGTAAACCCAGTTTTACGTGAAGGAAACTCAGATAGAAGAGCTCCTAAAGCAATAAAAAATTACGCTCGTAAGAATCCACATTCTATGGGTGCATGGTCTTCAGATTCTAAAACGCATGTTGCAACAATGACTGAAGGTGATTTTGCAAATAATGAAAAATCTTTAACTGTAAAAGATGCAACATCAGTAAGTATTGTTCATACCTCAGAAAAAGGAGCTAAAACTATTTTAAAAGAAAATTTAGACCTTTTAGATGGTGAAATTATAGATGCTACTATAATGAGTAAAAAAGCATTAATTTCTTTTTTAGAAGAGCAGTATGAAGATTCTTTAGACAAAAACGTATTGTTTTCTTTACATATGAAAGCAACGATGATGAAGGTGAGTGATCCTATCATTTTTGGTCATGCAGTTCGTGTTTATTTTTCAGATTTATTTAAAAAGCATGGAAAAACGTTTAAGAAGATTGGTGCAGATGTAAACAACGGATTAGGAAATTTACTTTCTAAACTAAGTGAATTACCAAAAGAAAAACGTGATGAAATTAGACAAGAAATAAGATACGCTATAGATCATGGTCCGGAATTAGCAATGGTAAACTCTGACAAAGGAGTTACAAACTTACATGTACCTTCTGATGTTATTATAGATGCTTCTATGCCAGCTATGATTAGAACTTCTGGACGTATGTGGAATGCTGATGGAAAATTACAAGATACGAAAGCAATTATTCCTGATAGTGCTTATGCAGGTATTTACTCTGCAACAATAGATTTCTGTAAAAAACATGGTGCTTTCGACCCTACAACTATGGGAACTGTTCCTAACGTTGGTTTAATGGCTCAAAAAGCAGAAGAATATGGTTCTCATGATAAAACTTTTGAAATTGCTGCTGCAGGTAAAGTAGCTATAATTGATGCTTCTGGAAAAAAACTTTTAGAGCATAAAGTTGAAGAAGGTGATATCTGGAGAATGTGTCAAGCAAAAGATTTACCAATTCAAGATTGGATTAAATTAGCAGTAACAAGAGCAAGAGCTTCTGAAACTCCTGCTGTTTTTTGGTTAGACAAAAACAGAGCTCATGATGCAGAAATTATTAAAAAAGTAAAAAAATATTTACCAGAACATAACACTGAAGGTTTAGATATTAGAATTTTATCACCAATAAAAGCAACTGAATTTACTTGCGAAAGACTTATAAAAGGAGAAGATACTATTTCTGTTTCTGGTAACGTTTTACGTGATTATTTAACAGATTTATTTCCAATTTTAGAAGTTGGTACTTCTGCTAAAATGTTATCTATTGTTCCATTAATGAATGGTGGTGGATTGTTTGAAACTGGTGCTGGTGGTTCTGCTCCAAAACATGTTCAGCAATTTGTTGAAGAAAACCACTTACGTTGGGATTCTTTAGGTGAATTTTTAGCTTTAGCAGTTTCTTTAGAACATTTAGGAACAGCAAACAACAACTCTAAAGCCTTAATTTTAGCTGAAACGTTAGATGAAGCTACAGATAAATTCTTAGAGAATGATAAATCTCCTTCTAGAAAGGTTGGTGAAATAGACAACAGAGGAAGTCATTTTTACCTAGCTTATTACTGGGCACAAGGTTTAGCGGCACAAGATAAAGATGCTGAATTAAAAGCTGCTTTTACTAAAGTTGCTGCAGAATTAAAAGACAATGAGTCTAAAATTGTTGCTGAATTAAACGAGATTCAAGGAAACGCTGTAGAAATGGGTGGTTATTATTTACCAAACGAAAATTTAGCAGATGCTGCAATGAGACCTAATGCTACTTTAAATATTATTTTAAACGCTATTTAG
- the rplS gene encoding 50S ribosomal protein L19 — protein MESLVKFVQDEFVARKEFAEFAAGDTITVYYEIKEGEKVRTQFFRGVVIQRKGVAASETFTIRKMSGTIGVERIFPVNLPSIQKIEVNKRGKVRRARIFYFRGLTGKKARITEKRRK, from the coding sequence ATGGAATCTTTAGTAAAATTTGTACAAGACGAATTTGTAGCAAGAAAAGAATTTGCAGAATTTGCAGCAGGTGATACAATCACTGTTTATTACGAAATTAAAGAGGGAGAAAAAGTACGTACTCAGTTTTTTAGAGGTGTAGTTATTCAAAGAAAAGGAGTTGCAGCTTCTGAAACATTTACAATCAGAAAAATGTCTGGTACTATAGGTGTAGAAAGAATTTTTCCTGTAAACTTACCTTCTATTCAAAAAATTGAAGTTAACAAAAGAGGTAAAGTACGTAGAGCTCGTATTTTCTACTTTAGAGGTCTTACTGGTAAAAAAGCTAGAATTACTGAAAAAAGAAGAAAATAA
- the trmD gene encoding tRNA (guanosine(37)-N1)-methyltransferase TrmD: MRIDIISVAPNLLESPFNHSIIKRAKDKGLAEIIIHDLREYGLGNYKQIDDTQFGGGAGMVMMIEPIANCIKKLQAERAYDEVIYMTPDAKTLNQSTANTLSLKENILILTGHYKGVDQRIRDKYITKEISIGDYVLTGGELAAAVLVDAVVRLIPGVIGDEQSALTDSFQDNLLSPPVYTRPSEFEGMKVPEVLLSGNFPKIDDWRSDQAYKRTEEIRPDLLDETS, translated from the coding sequence ATGCGTATAGATATTATTTCAGTAGCCCCAAATTTATTAGAAAGTCCGTTTAATCACTCAATTATTAAACGTGCAAAAGACAAAGGTTTGGCAGAAATTATAATTCACGATTTACGTGAATATGGTTTGGGAAATTACAAACAAATAGACGACACCCAATTTGGTGGTGGCGCTGGTATGGTTATGATGATTGAACCGATTGCAAATTGTATTAAAAAATTGCAAGCAGAAAGAGCGTACGATGAAGTGATTTATATGACTCCAGATGCAAAAACATTAAATCAATCTACCGCAAATACACTTTCTTTAAAAGAGAATATACTTATTTTAACAGGTCATTATAAAGGTGTAGATCAAAGAATTCGGGATAAATACATTACCAAAGAAATTTCTATTGGAGATTATGTCTTAACAGGAGGTGAATTAGCCGCTGCTGTACTAGTAGATGCTGTTGTTCGTTTAATTCCTGGTGTTATTGGAGATGAGCAATCTGCACTTACAGATTCTTTTCAAGACAATTTATTATCGCCACCAGTATATACAAGACCTTCGGAATTTGAAGGGATGAAGGTTCCTGAAGTTTTATTGTCTGGAAATTTCCCTAAAATTGATGACTGGAGAAGCGACCAGGCTTATAAAAGAACAGAAGAAATAAGACCAGATTTACTTGATGAAACCTCTTAA
- a CDS encoding DUF2721 domain-containing protein: MEELTLTTPALLFSAISLIMLAYTNRFLAYAAVIRNLHDIYLEKKDTSLLRQIKNLKLRLNLTRWMQIFGISSLLFCVVTMFLIYIGLSIVAAWVFGFALILLIISLGLLIKELQISIQALQHHIEDIEEHLEK, encoded by the coding sequence ATGGAAGAACTAACTTTAACAACACCGGCGCTTTTATTTTCTGCAATATCTTTAATCATGCTTGCGTATACAAATCGATTTTTGGCATATGCAGCGGTGATAAGGAATTTACATGATATTTATTTAGAGAAGAAAGATACTTCATTATTAAGGCAAATTAAGAATTTAAAGTTGCGTTTAAACTTAACAAGATGGATGCAAATATTCGGGATTTCTAGTTTGTTATTTTGCGTGGTAACTATGTTTTTAATATACATAGGTTTAAGTATAGTGGCAGCTTGGGTATTTGGATTTGCATTGATTTTATTAATTATTTCTCTTGGGTTATTGATAAAGGAATTACAGATTTCTATACAAGCACTGCAACATCATATAGAAGATATTGAAGAGCATTTAGAAAAATAA
- a CDS encoding HPP family protein: MVQKKIKRTYRLTKYIIYKETLIDYKEKFWSFVGAFIGIGIIAFIQSLSFTKVENIFLIGSFGASSVLIYGAIQSPYSQPRNLIGGHLLSAFVGISVLKFCPDIIWISAPLAVSTSIILMQYTKTLHPPGGATALIPIIGTEKITSLGYFYLLSPVLTGVLILLITALIFNNMTKNRSYPTNRMSTRIFKTKKRLTKILPKFVGK; the protein is encoded by the coding sequence ATGGTACAAAAAAAAATAAAAAGAACGTACAGGCTTACTAAATATATAATCTACAAAGAAACTTTGATAGATTATAAAGAGAAATTTTGGTCGTTTGTTGGTGCCTTTATTGGTATCGGAATAATTGCTTTTATACAATCTCTATCATTCACCAAAGTAGAGAACATCTTTTTAATTGGTTCATTTGGTGCATCAAGTGTATTAATTTATGGGGCAATACAGAGTCCTTATTCACAACCTAGAAATCTTATCGGTGGACATCTATTATCTGCCTTTGTTGGTATTAGCGTTTTAAAATTTTGTCCTGATATTATTTGGATCTCCGCTCCGTTGGCTGTTTCAACTTCTATCATACTAATGCAGTACACAAAAACATTGCATCCTCCAGGAGGAGCCACTGCTTTAATACCAATTATAGGAACAGAAAAAATTACTTCTTTAGGATATTTTTATCTGCTATCACCTGTTTTAACCGGTGTTTTAATACTATTGATTACAGCTTTAATTTTTAACAACATGACTAAAAACAGAAGCTACCCAACAAATAGAATGTCTACACGAATATTTAAAACAAAAAAACGTTTGACAAAAATACTTCCCAAGTTTGTGGGAAAGTAA
- a CDS encoding chloride channel protein, translating to MKIKRKLISYSNLLDQPIKFNPFVFNRTFLLWALVGLIGGVIAGTYWVVLEFLIHKIAFFDGWLVIPTMAICGLLAGLVIHFIGDPGEIDLIVDNIRFNKGKLTPKNNPSMVLSSLLCVASGGSLGPEAPLVQVTGSTGTWLGKIFRLKGEELRSLSIAGMASGFTALFGAPLGGSLFSLEILHHKHAVEYYKAIMPALVASCFSYIVFSLIIHLGLGATWTLPTYQFSGAFDFGIAVLLAIIATIVGWIFIYCTKFLKSVFKKIKTAIYIKTLIGGILLGLISYYYPLTRYFGHEEINSLLNNDFSINALFLILIFKILAISVTVTSGWRGGFIIPLFFVGTTLGLIIHHFFPSINVSLAIICCMAGINACVTRTPMSTTILLATLTGFSYFIPILFASLTGYFLAPRTAFIGSQMDKKA from the coding sequence ATGAAAATTAAGAGAAAATTAATTTCATATTCTAACCTACTAGACCAACCCATAAAATTTAATCCATTTGTTTTTAATCGTACCTTTTTACTTTGGGCACTCGTAGGATTGATTGGTGGTGTAATTGCAGGAACCTATTGGGTTGTTTTAGAGTTTTTAATTCATAAAATAGCTTTTTTTGATGGTTGGTTGGTAATTCCTACCATGGCTATTTGTGGTTTGTTAGCAGGATTAGTCATACATTTTATTGGAGACCCAGGAGAAATTGACTTAATTGTAGATAATATTCGTTTTAACAAAGGAAAATTAACTCCTAAAAACAATCCTTCAATGGTACTTTCCTCTCTACTTTGTGTAGCTTCTGGAGGAAGTCTTGGACCGGAAGCACCTTTAGTACAAGTAACAGGTTCTACAGGTACATGGTTAGGAAAAATATTTAGATTAAAAGGAGAAGAACTACGCTCATTAAGTATTGCTGGTATGGCTTCTGGTTTTACCGCTTTGTTTGGAGCGCCTTTAGGAGGAAGTTTATTTTCTTTAGAAATATTACATCACAAACATGCAGTAGAATATTACAAAGCAATTATGCCTGCTTTGGTTGCTAGTTGTTTTAGTTATATTGTTTTTTCATTAATTATACATTTAGGTCTAGGTGCCACTTGGACTTTGCCTACTTATCAATTTTCTGGAGCCTTTGATTTTGGTATTGCCGTTTTATTAGCAATCATTGCAACAATTGTAGGTTGGATTTTTATCTATTGTACAAAGTTTTTAAAATCTGTTTTCAAAAAAATCAAAACAGCTATTTATATTAAAACCTTAATTGGAGGGATACTACTTGGTCTAATATCTTATTATTATCCTTTAACAAGATATTTTGGACATGAAGAAATTAACTCTTTGTTAAACAACGACTTCTCTATTAATGCTTTATTTTTAATACTAATTTTTAAAATTTTAGCTATTTCTGTAACCGTTACTTCTGGTTGGCGAGGTGGTTTTATAATACCATTATTCTTTGTAGGCACAACATTAGGTTTGATAATTCACCATTTTTTTCCATCTATAAATGTTTCCTTAGCAATTATTTGTTGCATGGCAGGTATAAATGCTTGCGTAACAAGAACACCAATGAGTACCACAATATTACTTGCTACATTAACAGGTTTCTCTTATTTTATACCTATTCTATTTGCTAGTTTAACAGGTTATTTTCTAGCACCAAGAACTGCATTTATTGGTTCTCAAATGGACAAAAAAGCATAG
- a CDS encoding DUF2911 domain-containing protein has translation MNRIILSLFVAVFTLTVNAQITTPQPSPLQKIEQIVGLTDITVEYSRPGVKGRTIFGDLVPFNEIWRTGANGNTKITFSTDVTIDGNKIEKGSYTIFSVPTEKSWDIVIYEETKSGTPKKLDETKIVAKMNVPTQNIPMVIETFTISFDDMTTNTAILGIMWENTYVGFKIETPVEEIVTKQITTVMNGPSANDYYAAAVYYLENGKDIKKAQTWIDKSVEMMSDSPKFWVLRRQALIHAKAGDKKGAIKAAKESLKLAEKAENAGYIKMNTESLKEWGAM, from the coding sequence ATGAATAGAATTATTTTATCATTATTTGTCGCAGTGTTTACATTAACTGTAAACGCACAAATTACTACACCGCAACCAAGCCCATTACAAAAAATTGAACAAATTGTTGGTTTAACAGATATTACTGTAGAATACTCTAGACCAGGAGTTAAAGGGAGAACAATTTTTGGAGATTTAGTGCCATTTAATGAAATTTGGAGAACTGGAGCAAATGGTAATACAAAAATTACATTTTCTACTGATGTTACTATTGATGGGAATAAAATAGAAAAAGGAAGCTATACTATTTTTTCAGTACCTACAGAAAAATCTTGGGATATCGTAATCTATGAAGAAACAAAAAGCGGAACTCCAAAAAAATTAGATGAAACCAAAATTGTTGCTAAAATGAATGTTCCAACACAAAATATACCAATGGTAATTGAAACTTTTACAATTAGTTTTGATGATATGACTACCAATACTGCTATTTTAGGAATTATGTGGGAAAACACTTATGTAGGTTTTAAAATTGAAACACCAGTAGAAGAAATCGTTACAAAACAAATTACAACTGTTATGAACGGACCTTCTGCTAACGATTATTATGCTGCAGCCGTTTATTATTTAGAAAATGGAAAAGACATTAAAAAAGCACAAACATGGATTGATAAATCGGTAGAAATGATGTCTGATTCACCTAAATTTTGGGTATTAAGAAGACAAGCATTAATTCATGCAAAAGCAGGAGATAAAAAAGGAGCTATTAAAGCAGCAAAAGAATCTTTAAAACTTGCTGAAAAAGCAGAAAATGCTGGTTACATTAAAATGAATACAGAGTCTTTAAAAGAATGGGGAGCAATGTAA
- a CDS encoding NAD(P)-binding domain-containing protein has product MRNVSVLGCGWLGKSLAISLLDEGYAVKGSTTNEEKLELLEMNHIEPYIVNISEFEEFDDFLHTDILIIAITSKDVDGFENLISQIENSPIQKVIFISSTSVYGRLNKVMTEEDAVLNMPLTEIENLFRENTFFETTIIRFAGLFGDVRQPYNWFKNGRKIPQPKGFVNMIHKDDCIEIIQEIIAQDCWDETFNACSNHHPTRREFYTLAKLSNDFEMPEFEDNEVYEWKIISSKKVQEVLGYTFIHDDLLDI; this is encoded by the coding sequence ATGAGAAATGTAAGTGTTTTAGGTTGTGGTTGGTTAGGGAAATCTTTAGCGATTTCTTTGTTAGATGAAGGGTATGCTGTAAAAGGTTCTACCACGAACGAAGAGAAGCTAGAGCTTTTAGAAATGAATCATATAGAACCTTATATTGTAAATATTTCTGAATTTGAAGAGTTTGATGATTTCTTGCATACAGATATTTTAATCATCGCTATAACTTCTAAAGATGTGGATGGTTTTGAAAACTTAATCTCTCAAATAGAAAATTCTCCGATTCAAAAAGTAATCTTTATTAGTTCTACTTCTGTGTATGGAAGATTGAATAAAGTAATGACAGAAGAGGATGCCGTTTTAAATATGCCTTTAACTGAAATTGAAAATTTATTTAGAGAAAACACTTTTTTTGAAACCACAATAATTCGTTTTGCTGGTTTATTTGGTGATGTTAGACAACCTTATAATTGGTTTAAAAATGGACGAAAAATTCCGCAGCCAAAAGGGTTTGTAAATATGATTCATAAAGACGATTGTATTGAAATTATTCAAGAAATCATAGCACAAGATTGTTGGGACGAAACTTTTAACGCGTGTTCTAACCATCATCCAACAAGAAGAGAATTTTATACATTGGCAAAATTAAGCAACGATTTTGAAATGCCAGAATTTGAAGATAATGAAGTCTATGAATGGAAAATTATCAGTTCTAAAAAAGTAC